In one Apteryx mantelli isolate bAptMan1 chromosome 9, bAptMan1.hap1, whole genome shotgun sequence genomic region, the following are encoded:
- the EIF4E2 gene encoding eukaryotic translation initiation factor 4E type 2 isoform X3, giving the protein MNNKFDALKDDDSGDHDQNEENNTQKDSEKEKNDREKPQSSTKRKAVVPGPAEHPLQYNYTFWYSRRTPGRPTSSQSYEQNIKQIGTFASVEQFWRFYSHMVRPGDLTGHSDFHLFKEGIKPMWEDDANKNGGKWIIRLRKGLASRCWENLILAMLGEQFMVGEEICGAVVSVRFQEDIISIWNKTASDQATTARIRDTLRRVLNLPPNTIMEYKTHTDSIKDNSSFRNTKITL; this is encoded by the exons ATGAACAACAAATTCGACGC TTTGAAAGATGATGATAGTGGAGATCATGACCAGAATGAGGAGAACAACACACAGAAAGACAGTGAGAAGGAAAAGAATGATCGAGAGAAACCACAGAGTAGTACCAAGAGGAAG GCTGTTGTCCCAGGGCCAGCTGAGCACCCCCTGCAGTATAATTACACTTTCTGGTACTCCAGACGAACACCTGGGAGGCCTACCAGCTCGCAGAGTTACGAACAGAACATCAAACAGATTGGCACCTTTGCCTCC GTGGAGCAGTTCTGGCGGTTTTACAGTCACATGGTACGTCCTGGGGACCTGACAGGCCATAGTGACTTCCATCTTTTCAAAGAGGGGATCAAACCCATGTGGGAG GATGATGCCAACAAAAATGGTGGTAAATGGATTATCCGTCTGCGGAAGGGCTTAGCGTCACGATGCTGGGAGAATCTCATTCTGGCAATGTTGGGAGAACAGTTTATGGTGGGGGAAGAAATCTGTGGGGCAGTCGTCTCTGTCCGGTTCCAG GAGGATATTATCTCGATATGGAACAAGACAGCCAGCGACCAGGCCACGACAGCCCGGATACGTGACACGTTACGAAGAGTGCTAAACCTACCTCCCAACACCATCATGGAATATAAAACGCACACCGACAGCATCAA GGATAATTCAAGCTTTCGAAATACAAAAATCACATTGTG
- the EIF4E2 gene encoding eukaryotic translation initiation factor 4E type 2 isoform X2, producing MNNKFDALKDDDSGDHDQNEENNTQKDSEKEKNDREKPQSSTKRKAVVPGPAEHPLQYNYTFWYSRRTPGRPTSSQSYEQNIKQIGTFASVEQFWRFYSHMVRPGDLTGHSDFHLFKEGIKPMWEDDANKNGGKWIIRLRKGLASRCWENLILAMLGEQFMVGEEICGAVVSVRFQEDIISIWNKTASDQATTARIRDTLRRVLNLPPNTIMEYKTHTDSIKAWEEFHGLVNSSGR from the exons ATGAACAACAAATTCGACGC TTTGAAAGATGATGATAGTGGAGATCATGACCAGAATGAGGAGAACAACACACAGAAAGACAGTGAGAAGGAAAAGAATGATCGAGAGAAACCACAGAGTAGTACCAAGAGGAAG GCTGTTGTCCCAGGGCCAGCTGAGCACCCCCTGCAGTATAATTACACTTTCTGGTACTCCAGACGAACACCTGGGAGGCCTACCAGCTCGCAGAGTTACGAACAGAACATCAAACAGATTGGCACCTTTGCCTCC GTGGAGCAGTTCTGGCGGTTTTACAGTCACATGGTACGTCCTGGGGACCTGACAGGCCATAGTGACTTCCATCTTTTCAAAGAGGGGATCAAACCCATGTGGGAG GATGATGCCAACAAAAATGGTGGTAAATGGATTATCCGTCTGCGGAAGGGCTTAGCGTCACGATGCTGGGAGAATCTCATTCTGGCAATGTTGGGAGAACAGTTTATGGTGGGGGAAGAAATCTGTGGGGCAGTCGTCTCTGTCCGGTTCCAG GAGGATATTATCTCGATATGGAACAAGACAGCCAGCGACCAGGCCACGACAGCCCGGATACGTGACACGTTACGAAGAGTGCTAAACCTACCTCCCAACACCATCATGGAATATAAAACGCACACCGACAGCATCAA GGCCTGGGAGGAGTTTCATGGCCTGGTGAACAGCAGTGGCCGCTGA
- the EIF4E2 gene encoding eukaryotic translation initiation factor 4E type 2 isoform X4, with protein MNNKFDALKDDDSGDHDQNEENNTQKDSEKEKNDREKPQSSTKRKAVVPGPAEHPLQYNYTFWYSRRTPGRPTSSQSYEQNIKQIGTFASVEQFWRFYSHMVRPGDLTGHSDFHLFKEGIKPMWEEDIISIWNKTASDQATTARIRDTLRRVLNLPPNTIMEYKTHTDSINLPGPGDRGSLTTVEDRGTQRGQLYF; from the exons ATGAACAACAAATTCGACGC TTTGAAAGATGATGATAGTGGAGATCATGACCAGAATGAGGAGAACAACACACAGAAAGACAGTGAGAAGGAAAAGAATGATCGAGAGAAACCACAGAGTAGTACCAAGAGGAAG GCTGTTGTCCCAGGGCCAGCTGAGCACCCCCTGCAGTATAATTACACTTTCTGGTACTCCAGACGAACACCTGGGAGGCCTACCAGCTCGCAGAGTTACGAACAGAACATCAAACAGATTGGCACCTTTGCCTCC GTGGAGCAGTTCTGGCGGTTTTACAGTCACATGGTACGTCCTGGGGACCTGACAGGCCATAGTGACTTCCATCTTTTCAAAGAGGGGATCAAACCCATGTGGGAG GAGGATATTATCTCGATATGGAACAAGACAGCCAGCGACCAGGCCACGACAGCCCGGATACGTGACACGTTACGAAGAGTGCTAAACCTACCTCCCAACACCATCATGGAATATAAAACGCACACCGACAGCATCAA TCTTCCAGGCCCTGGTGACCGAGGCTCTTTAACAACAGTAGAAGATCGTGGTACGCAGAGAGGacagctgtatttttaa
- the EIF4E2 gene encoding eukaryotic translation initiation factor 4E type 2 isoform X1, which yields MNNKFDALKDDDSGDHDQNEENNTQKDSEKEKNDREKPQSSTKRKAVVPGPAEHPLQYNYTFWYSRRTPGRPTSSQSYEQNIKQIGTFASVEQFWRFYSHMVRPGDLTGHSDFHLFKEGIKPMWEDDANKNGGKWIIRLRKGLASRCWENLILAMLGEQFMVGEEICGAVVSVRFQEDIISIWNKTASDQATTARIRDTLRRVLNLPPNTIMEYKTHTDSINLPGPGDRGSLTTVEDRGTQRGQLYF from the exons ATGAACAACAAATTCGACGC TTTGAAAGATGATGATAGTGGAGATCATGACCAGAATGAGGAGAACAACACACAGAAAGACAGTGAGAAGGAAAAGAATGATCGAGAGAAACCACAGAGTAGTACCAAGAGGAAG GCTGTTGTCCCAGGGCCAGCTGAGCACCCCCTGCAGTATAATTACACTTTCTGGTACTCCAGACGAACACCTGGGAGGCCTACCAGCTCGCAGAGTTACGAACAGAACATCAAACAGATTGGCACCTTTGCCTCC GTGGAGCAGTTCTGGCGGTTTTACAGTCACATGGTACGTCCTGGGGACCTGACAGGCCATAGTGACTTCCATCTTTTCAAAGAGGGGATCAAACCCATGTGGGAG GATGATGCCAACAAAAATGGTGGTAAATGGATTATCCGTCTGCGGAAGGGCTTAGCGTCACGATGCTGGGAGAATCTCATTCTGGCAATGTTGGGAGAACAGTTTATGGTGGGGGAAGAAATCTGTGGGGCAGTCGTCTCTGTCCGGTTCCAG GAGGATATTATCTCGATATGGAACAAGACAGCCAGCGACCAGGCCACGACAGCCCGGATACGTGACACGTTACGAAGAGTGCTAAACCTACCTCCCAACACCATCATGGAATATAAAACGCACACCGACAGCATCAA TCTTCCAGGCCCTGGTGACCGAGGCTCTTTAACAACAGTAGAAGATCGTGGTACGCAGAGAGGacagctgtatttttaa